The stretch of DNA TACGTCAATCTATAACAGTGCTTACAAAAGgcataatcatatataaataacaaagCGTACTTTATAATACTGTAGCTTATTCGAAAGTTACAgtgtaaaaaaatcatttacacTTTGTAGtacatttttatctcatttttatatttataatcttgattatatttttttcaaaaatacccaAAGATTGCGATATATGCGTACCACTCCAACATAGGGACAAACAAACATAATATATTGCATAACTCTAGAAGTAATAACTGTTTTTctattgataaatattatttgctgtttttttaattatcgtattataattataattattaacaaTTGTAATATATCCTTCATTTGCTATCACGTCAGATAAATAACGAAAGATCAATGATAACATTTGTCTTTCTTATTGCTCTTTTTAAATATGTACGAGCGTGATTATTCAatcatatcatttcttttttttgatgGTAAGTCAAAATAATTACTCCTAGCTACCAGTTTAGAATAGTCGAAGAATAGTTACTGACAGAACCTCGATCGGATTATTCGCAGTactgtaattaattaattaattagcttaaCGTTGACGGGGATTTACCGGCAACCGACGAGAATAAAGGAACCGATCCAAGTAGTTCACGGAGAGATACGTCGTCAATggctgaaaattataataagccTGAACCTGCAAACCAAGCATATTTACATGAGTGAAATATACCAAGCGTATCGGAAGGCGGCCGGCGGCTCTGAGCTGATCGACTCAGATCTACGCCTCCGATTCGAGTTGAAAGGAACTGGCGGCGCGACTTAGCTCCAACTACGTAACTAACATGATCCGGTGGCATTGCAGTAAAATCGGACAACTTAGCGTCCGATAATTTACAGCCTACATACAACAACGAAGTGGAAAATGGAATAGTACCTTGAGAATCCATGCAACGGATTCTTCTCTCGCGGACGCGTCCAGGGACTGAGAGCGGAACCTAGCAAGGTAATCGAACCCAGGCACGAAGTTCCGCTCGTCCTCAATGAAATCGGCTATCGATTCCTCGCCGCAAGACCGAGATTCGAGGAGGTCCAACGAGCATTCCGGCGAATCTCCGGACAGGAAGCCGGATTCCTCGCCGCAGAGTAGGTCGGAGAAGCAGTCAGAGCACGAGAGGGACATGATCGCTGGTTGCACCTCATTCTCTTCCCATGTTCAGTCACTCGTCTATGAAAATCTCGGGATAAATCGGAGGAACGTGCCtctgtgtgtgcgtgtgtgagaGGACGAGAGTGTGGATGTGAGAGTGAGAGAAGTTTGGTTTCGAGAGTGAGAGGAACGTCTGCTTCTTTGGATATATAAACATGGGatgctgtatttttttttttaatctttacttttAATTTCAGCGGGAGAAATGTTGATCTTCGGATCACACAAGTATCGGTACCATGAGTATATACTTTCATAACATAGATACGtagtattttttaagttaaaagaacattatttttagactataaattatatttataataagtcATGCGTACTTCttcttttgaaataaattgaataagtCATGCgtactttatttaataatatttttttaaaaataaaaaatgatatttgtaatattaaaatatataaatctcattCATCCCTTAAAAAAAGTGGTGTCATTTAATTCAcgtgaaaaaaaattagttttttaatagtaaattttacttctttttaaaagaaatgggCATGATTTATATGCTCaaaaactgtatctaatattactcttttaaaattatatatctaaattgatatgatgtattttaaatatttttatattttatttacttaacaAAAAGTTAATACATTATACTTGAATTgattaaaaatgataagatttaaaaGGAATAGGTtattatcttattaaaaaatagtattcacataaagaatttaaaaaatagagttttactACTTATCATTTTATACACtatacatcatatttattttttatttttattttcttaaactaattaattttttctaatttttatccATATACCATAGCtgtagaaagagaaaaaagaataaaaaaaattatatgtagtaTATGGTGCGATGGTaagagtaaaatttttcatataaaaataggTGCTGCTAACATATTTAACAAAGTGGATGACGTCAGTGCTACGTTTGTAGttagatgatgagagagagagatgaatgcTAAGGTTCTTGCCGGTTGAAGGGTGTGCTGGCCATTCATATCCGGATCTGTAGTCCAACGTGGCAAAACATGAAAAGCCGGATTTTATTTTAGACAATGTACTTCAAATATGCACACAagtgtaaatatttattttaagtatttgttaaacatctttaattattaagaaaaaaaattacaaattcaataataatatatagtcatttccttaattattaaaaaaattaaaatatttcaacatATACATTTAGTGAGTATATTTAGAAATCATACTTTGATACATATTTTTCTATTGtattctttctatatatataatgttttttattttgaacctAGGCGACACGGGGGAATACAATCATCCCCAATTAGTGATTTTGGATGTTGAGACGATTtcagataatttataaataatagtgtaaaagtaatgaataataaaaaaaaataatgaataataataaaatagtctgagataatatgagatgtcACTATAtaaccaaacatagccttaatAACTATGTATACATGAATCCTCAAGCAACATGCATTCTAGAAGCAATATTCAATCTTGGCTTAAATTTCTTGCACTTCTATTATTCCTCTGCCCATATTTATTAacccaaaatattatttagtactcatataaattaaattattcgGTATATATATCCATTATAAAGAAAAGGGCTCctcaaaaactttaaaaaaaaaaaaaaaggtctagcGCTCGtcaatctcaaataaaatgTCCCAAGGTATTGAGcatgaaaaatatcaaaacatgtaTTTTCCAAATTTAGCGAAACAATGTAGCttactttatttttaagtgTAGTTTGTAATTTTCGGATGATATATTTCAATTTCCAAAaccttatctttctttttttaaaagaaaaaacaaataatcatATGGACAcaattattctaaaattatttataactaatCAATATAATAGTATCAttccataaaaagtattaattttttaaaaatttaaaaattatatgctcTTTTTGGTAGCTATATCTCTGTCCTTGATCTTTTCCGACCATAACAAAAGTTTTTGGACACGTACAGAGAGAGTAAAGAAGATCTGAAAAGCcgagcaaaaaaataaaataaaataaaatctgaatGATGGCGTATCATATACATCTATTAATGCTCATTGACAACAatgatgctaaaaaaaaaaacacttcaaTGATGTTATAATCTTTTCTTCGCCATAATTATTTCCTGATCAATTAATTCAATgggctttaatttttttccgtagcatgataattaaaatgatatccCCAATAGGATTTTGGCCACAAAAAGAGagattaatttgatttaaaagagaATGTTATTGATTACAAATGAAGTGATCCATCGTATAGTAACATGGTAAAATAACACTAACAGTGAGagagttttagattttttttatgaaagtgttacagtaataaaaaaatttcacaaaaataaatctataagtTCACGTATCGTCATATAATacatacgttagatttattttatactaaaaataatttcacagtttaatttatcaaatcattacttgcctatttttataaattgtggAATGTGTTGTAGGGCTATTCATTGTGGTATTTGATCGGTTAAATCCAAACTTCTGACATATGATAGGAGATGACCAAAACATGGAGGTCCAAAGGGGGCATTCATGGTTCTGAATTTAAGATAAGCTAGCAATAGTCACGTCAATTGCCGAATGATCATACGAGCCGGTAAAACATACCAATTTACCtctctttaataataataatgatatgtaTAATGCAAACACACTTAATAAATAtagtagagtttattattaaaaaattaatttttttatatttatttatttttaaaaaaaaatatgtaatatttgtaCACGATTACAAATATGATTTCTATTATCAAAGTACAGCCAGCGCAATTGGGGGTAACAATTTATTACTTCCACACGCAAAGTCGGTGGAAGTACCCACGAAACTTCCCAAACTTTTGGTGGAGCCTGGATATGATTTCCCTGTATTGAAGAACACGTACTAAAAGCTATGCATAAGTTATGTAAtgataaaagtaactttctcATTGCGGTTCTTTGGAACATTTCGGCTTTggataaaaattattagatgtATATTGATAAAAACTGATCAAACCAAATGGATTGATGACAAGTACTATATTCATAAAgagatattataatattaaacttacaaattgacgtatgaatttatgtgatacgttagatcatATGCttaatttattgtaaaatagatcatatgcttaatttataataaaaataattttataatctaacttAACACTTCAAGTCACAtaagtttatgagtttatttttgtaaaacttttttataactaaagcaGTTCTttcctcattttataataacaaAGAGTAGCAAGGTCGTCGTGGATGATAAAAATGAGACAAAAGATGTAGATCTTCTTAAggatttaatataaataatataatttacaacttctcattaattaaattaagtttttgaaataaattgtgaTTTCATATGTTTTTAGAGTAAAAATCTTGAGTTCTCTATActttacttaattaattaaataatttttgcgTTAGACTCACTTATTCAGAGATAATTATGCTCGTGAATGGAAGTacatgttaagaatataatataagtaaatTAAATAAGAAGGTGCATGACACATGATATTGGACATGTCTATTTCATACTTTAGTGATATTGCAAATTGCATTTTAACCATTCAAATAAAAGCTCAAACCATAACTATATAGGTAGAATTACACTTAGCGAATGCCTGGCAACTTCCTCCTTCGAGCTGACAAGCGAAATATCCCATGATTTGATCAATTATCCGCTCATGCCATGTACATGGCAAAGAGTACCATATCATAAATGCTAAAAAAAGTCTTTGATATCGTACTCGGAACAGAAGATCAGGCAAACTGCATGAGGTTGTTGGGAGTGTTGGCTCAACCACATACTGATAATCTGATCACTCCTCTCCACCTCCAACATGTATAGTTGCAGCATTAATTTCCACACCAAGACTTGGAAGCCAGTGGTTAAAGGACATTTTATATGTTTAGTGTTTGTCATTGTTCACTGAAAATAAGAACAACGAAGTGGAAAGAAAGTTCATATTCCTTGCTTTTTTGTAAGTTGTTCACCTACTCAACTAATCAACAATTTTTAATTCCAACTGGCCACCTGTATCTCTTGcacaagtttatttatttattttccattttaagaatcaagaataaatttattttattattgccTAATTTGATTGTGCAGctgaaataagataagaaatttataaatagtaatacgATATAATAAGGAAataagttaagatttttattggattttaaaaaataagagagaaaaagttgaataaaaaaattataaagttaaaataggattagaatataatttttgtttgggattttaaaattttgaattatttcttatgctttgtttggaagtttgagaaagttgtaattaatgattaggtaataattatatgaaaacaattgaaaaatatttgtatttaaataatgtttaaatattgagatgagatgatatgagatgagattaaatgatttaataagtttgtgaaaacaaaccaagCCTAATTAATGATCATGTTCGACCTGCTTACAAGTTACAACATGGTGAGAGAACAAATAAATATGCCCTAAAAGTGTCCCTTCATCATTTTATGTCGTTAATTATTGGGTTATCATGTGTGAAACCACgtatatttacttatatatatatatatatatatattaacattcTCATTTACGTGTAGGTCAAACTTCTCTTTCAATAGTGTACCCGACAAATGGGATGAAACATAGAGGTATGATTCGAACTCGAAATCCCTATTCTAATACCATGTAAAACCAATAATTATATCATAAGCTTGCACCGatagaaattaataaatttaattatttatatatcatagcGCAATGTATCCATATACAGACACAAACATTGCATCTTTGTTTGTACTTGTTggcaaaatgttttttaaaagattagaattagtaatttagtacgCGCAATAATCAGTGCATTAATTGCTGCTCGTACCGGTGATAGGAAATTGGGATATGTCGGAGGTAGGagagctttatttatttatacattctcTTTCTTCTGTCCTTGGACAAAGTCGCAGGAGACACACTCATTTTATGTATATACATAGCTGATGATCCTGTCAAGTAGAATCATCATTGACCACTTATAATATGTAGCAAAGTGAGAAACATATATCATTTTTAGCACTAatgacatgcatatatatatatatatatatatatatgttaacacttgaaaatattgaacaaaactctttatgtaattttatgctaaatgaaaactatatattctatttaaaatggAGATCATTACCCCTTTTATCTAACCTTATATTACTTGTCATCTCATAGACTAATTAAATTACCAGAGGTACAAGTGATTTGTCAtgatctttttctccttttcctttTGAGGGATAAAGAGAAGGAGAAACTTGAGATTTTGATCCATGCATTGAGCATTAGGGTTGAATGTTAGGTCACGTGCTTTGATTTTCAGCTATacatgattttgatataatattctAGTACTGCAAGTAACCATGATGACTTGACTTTAGGTTATTCAACCTGTGTATAATGATCTGCATGCTGCAATTAATGACTATTAGGTTATTTGATATTAAAAGTAGTGCATTCTGTTCTTTCTAatttgcctatatatatatatatatatatatatatgctcgtAATTATTAGGTTTATTTAATGAATGGATAATCTGCCTATAATTATATGACTCCAAATTAAAACTCTTTTTAAGTGGCTAGAGCTCGTATATAATGGAAGCTGGCttgatatgtgtgtgtgtatatatatatatatatatatatatatatatatatatatatatattataccttGAAGGTCGTAATTCACTTCATAACTCTTTCCCAATATCATAATCTTTTGCCTAATTAATTAAGAGATAtaaagtcacatcaatttataaattttttttgtaactagAGCATTTATCATTAATTAAACCTTAGTGATTTATCATTTCCTATTACAGTTCTTCTACATACAGTCGGGAGTTACAACAGTAGGAGAGTCGCCtgccacttaaaaaaaaaccaaaaaacatacgaaaatagaagaaaaaagctAGGCATctgaaagaaaaagttacaGACAAGTGCACGAGCTCTTCGTCAAAGGGAGGGGTCTCTCGATGCAGGTAGATGAACTTTAAGAGAGCATTTTGGTGATTTTCATGGGTCTCgtcttcgtcttcatcttcatcttcgtGGGTTCTAGTCTTTGTGGGTCTCATCTTCATTTTCGTGGATTTTGGTTTGTGGCAGTAGCAGATAAAGTAGCAACAAGCAACAACAAGAACAAACAGAAGCAACTGAGAGAGTAGTACAAGAAATCAAAAAGTTCATGGATATTGCAAAATCAGAAAGGCTAGGAATCTAGATTTCCAGAAGAAATTTCAGTTTCCCCTGACGTCAATCCACAAAGTTACAGCCCCAATACAAGAAGAACCACAAGAACAAGGCCTTGGCCAATACCCCCAACACCTTCAACCACATAGGGAACTCATAAACTTCCCACCAAACAGAAGCACTCAACAAAGAGATTTTTGACTAAACCAGAGGCTATGCAAAGCACATAAACAATGGGTATGACAAGCATCAGAGGAGAGATAGTCCAAGTCCAAGGTGGCCACATTGTCCTATCCACTGGCTGCAAAGACAGGCACAGCAAGGTCTACACTGTAAAAGGTCTCTGCGACTGCTAGCAAAGCGGTGGATTGGCTAATCAAGAAGGCCAAGTTCGCCATTGACAATCTAGCTGAGCTGCCACCATGGCATCCACCTGGCACTTCTAATGCTATCCGAGAACAACCAGACCCAGATGCAGGCACAATAGAAATGACAATAGCAAAACAATCAGTGTCTTTTGGCTACAATTTTCAGCTCTATCGGAAATTAGCTGAGAACCCATATGACAATTCAACCTTCATTCCACCAAGTCTAGACTCTGAGGCCATCACAGATACCTTGAAATCTTTATTCTCGACAAGTTCTGCAACTTCCTTTATCAATTTCCAAAGCTACCCACCTGAAATAGTTTCAAGAGCCTCCAACCCCACCCAAGATCTTGGCCTATCCCTCAACTCTTTCCAGGACCATTCAGCTCCAAACGGCCAGACCCTTTTTGCGGAGTCGGCTTCGGTATTaccagagagagagggaaggtcTTGCAACATGATTTGGGATGGAGGAGAGGGAAGGGTCTTGCCGTCTTGTAGAGTGGGTctaaggagagagagggaaggtcTTGCAACGTGATTTGGGATGGAGGAGAGGGAAGGGTCTTGGCTCTTGTAGTGGGACAAAcgaaaactaaaagaaacaaaatgcaaCGTTTTGTTTTTTGCCAACTCAGCAGCAGTTTACACAACGCTTGAGGCAGACGACTGTCTTAAGCATTTTTCTTCCTGTTATGGGTTGTAGATAATTGTAGTATTTGGctcatttggatacaaaaatcatcttacatcatctcatctcatttcatcattacaatttttttaaatttctacataataataatgtaacttttttaaattctaaaacaataataatattaaaaataatattttaataatattttattcaacttatttaaaaccatctcatctcaacttattattcaAAGGCAAGTAAATAACTTGGCACAGCGATGATTCAATTATTATTGAAGCATTCAACTAGCCAGCACATTAAAGTAAAAGGGATAATTTACTAGAATTTTGTGCATGTCctcttcaattttttcctttctttttctttcttcacaaGCCTTTATCCCTAGCATATTTCAACACTTTGAACCGGTCGGCTAATCCCTATATCTAAAAGGTTAtataaatgattataaaaatagttgtatatgtattattactctatttaaaatttatcgaTGAATAGAATACGAGGACGATGATGCAGAAGATCCACGACTTGCATGAAATTTACATTAAAAACTGACAAACAGGCTGCTTGTCCATTCTCACAACTTGTTTTCTCGCTAGCAGCTTATGATGCCAATAAATTAAGTTAGCTATTTGAAGTTGGGTTCTTTGCTAACTACCTTGTTTTGGATGAGGGAGACGAAATAAATGATGCATGCAGGCGTTAGAGAGGACAGAAAACTAGATAAAATGTGATTCGAACATTAATAGAATTCGAGTATCTACGATCATTGAGTATTaatatagattatttatattatattgtgtAAATTACTTCCCtataaatactttaatttttagTAAATACATATACTGATAAGAATTTGTACATGTCTCGTACTATTAGTAGCGTAATTCAAATGGTTTATATGAGCTTATACGACTCTGACCACCGTAAAGTTGGTAACCATGTTAATCGTACCACATGAGGGCTGAATGGGATTTCTCCACTTGTGGCCGTAAAACATTGTGGGCTTGTCCAGTCCAGTCCCGTATCATTTTGGACACTATTTCTCTTCTTGCTTCTTCGGCTTAGATCCTGGCCCAGCCCACCTCCttgtcattattattattataaatgaaGCTTCTGGGTTACTTTGCAGAATGACAATAGAAGATCCTGAAAGTGCCCATTTGGTATTAGCCCCATCCAATTCCCAAGATGGACATGTAGTGTAGGGAAGCAAATGGTACATTATGGGCAGGCACCACAATAGCACCCCTTTGACAGAGTTGTTCTATCCATTCCCAGGGGCGGAGCTTGTTATTAGAGCGGTACCCGTAATTCTAAGTCTTAAAAGGTTGTTACGACgctaagatgattttagataatctGAATTGATTTGTGAATTTCattgagatatatataaatcattttaaatgatttgtgaattttattaatatgtgtttgaatataaataaattgagatatttatttatttattgaaagattGGGATATTTATTTGAATGTAAAAAGTAGATTGATAtgagtattaatttttattaaaagttgcAAAAAACAAATCcttaatttgaaatgaatagGTGATCTTGACATCCGAATAGCTTAAAAGAGATCCAATCTACTATAGAACAAAAATGGCGTCGCCCGGGTTCGAACCGGAGACCTTCAGTGTGTTAGACTGACGTGATAACCAACTACACCACGACACCATCGATCGGAATGCCTcgagttatttatatatattcttatatataaagtttGTAGACTCGATTTCTATTACGATTATCCACGAGTCCCCCCTTCGTTGAAGAAGAGCAGAAGAGGCTCAACTTGAGTCGGAGTGACGAAGATGGTAAGCCATGGAGTTATTCGACCTCCCTGCAATTCGACTCCCTTTCTCGCTCTTCACCGCACCACCACTACGCTCCTCTCATTCCCAACGAAGACCCAACTCTCTTTGGTTTCAAACACGTGCTCGTCTTCTTCGCTTTACTCGGTCTTTTGCGGAAAGCACTCCTTCATCTTTTCATTGCCGCAACCCCATCTCTATTCTCGTGTTATTTGTGAACGTAGACATTTTGGATTGGGTGGACGTGCTTTGAGTGATCGTGGGAAAGCTGGCATTGGGCTTCCGGAGATGGATGGCTTTGATGACgtggaggaggatgaggatgagTTTGATGACGAtaaggtggaggaggaggaggaggatgaggtgTTGGTGCCATTCGAGAATATGAGACAGTGGCTGAAGAACAAGCCGTGTGGCTTTGGTGACGGGAAGATGTATGACACCTCTATTGAGGACAAGCTGCTTGAAGAAATGGAGCAGAGTAAACAGGCACAGGCTACCAATGTCATGAAGCTTAAGAACGACCCCATAAAGCCCAATTCCATGAAAGACGCTCAAAAGAATAT from Juglans microcarpa x Juglans regia isolate MS1-56 chromosome 3S, Jm3101_v1.0, whole genome shotgun sequence encodes:
- the LOC121258742 gene encoding transcription factor TCP4-like, producing MGMTSIRGEIVQVQGGHIVLSTGCKDSKAVDWLIKKAKFAIDNLAELPPWHPPGTSNAIREQPDPDAGTIEMTIAKQSVSFGYNFQLYRKLAENPYDNSTFIPPSLDSEAITDTLKSLFSTSSATSFINFQSYPPEIVSRASNPTQDLGLSLNSFQDHSAPNGQTLFAESASVLPEREGRSCNMIWDGGEGRVLPSCRVGLRREREGLAT